In Pseudomonas sp. HR96, the DNA window CAGATCAACTTGAGACTCTCGTAATCGAACATCAACGGACTCCTTGCAGTGCCATGACAGGGGCGACGGGACTGGCCGGACGGTCCTGCTCGAAATGATAACGGCCGGTGTGCAGGCTGCTCGGGCCGAGCCGGGCGAACTTGATCATCAGGTACATCTCGATCACCAGAAGAACGCTGTAGAACGCCACCAGTGCCAGCAGCGAGGACCAGACATCGGCCGAGCTGAGGCTGGAAGCCGACAGGTGCACTGGCAGTACTTCGCCGATCGACCAGGGCTGGCGACCGTGTTCGGCAACGAACCAGCCTGTCTGGGTGCCGACCCAGGGCAACGGCAGGCTCAGCAGGGCCCAGCGCAGCAGCCAGCGCTTGTGGATTTCGTTCCTGCGCGTCGACGCCCAGAAGGCGCAGACGAACAGCAGCAGCATGAGCACGCCGCTGAGCACCATCAGGCGGAAGGTCCAGAAGATCGAGGCCACGCCGGGGATCGAATCGAGGGCTGCCTGGCGGATCTGCGTCGGGCTGGCATCGACCACCTGGTCGGTGTATTTCTTGAGCAACAGGCCATAGCCCAGGTCTTTCTTGCGCGCATTGAAGTCGGCCAGGGTCTGCTCGCTGCGGTCGCCAGCGCGCAGCTGCCCGAGCAAGCCGTAGGCAAGCATGCCGTTGCGGATGCGCCCTTCGTGCTCGCGCACCAGGTCCTTGATGCCGATCACCGGGGTGTCCAGCGATCGGGTGGCGATCAGGCCCATCACGTAAGGGATCTTCACGGCGTAATCGGTACGCTGCTCGGCCTGGTTCGGTAGCCCGAACAAGGTGAAGGCCGCCGGCGCCGGCTCGGTGTCCCACTCGGCCTCGATGGCCGCCAGCTTGGTCTTCTGCACGTCGCCGATCTCATAACCGGACTCGTCGCCGAGCACGATCACCGAGAGCACCGAGGCCATGCCAAAGGCGGCGGCGATGGCGAACGAGCGCCGGGCAAACCCGGTGTCGCGGCCCTTGAGCAAATACCAGCTGGAGATCGCCAGCACGAACACCGCACCCGTCACATAGCCGGAAGCGACCGTGTGCACGAACTTGACCTGCGCCACCGGATTGAGCAGCAGCTGGCTGAAACTGGCCAACTCCATGCGCATGGTCACGAAGTTGAATTCGGCGCCCACCGGGTTCTGCATCCAGCCATTGGCGATCAGAATCCACAGCGCCGAAAGATTCGAACCCAGCGCCACCAGCCAAGTGACGGCCAAGTGCTGGACCCGGCTCAGGCGCTCCCAGCCAAAGAAGAACAGGCCGATGAAGGTCGATTCGAGGAAGAACGCCATCATGCCCTCGATGGCCAGCGGTGCACCGAAGATGTCGCCCACATAGTGGCTGTAGTAGGACCAGTTGGTGCCGAACTGGAATTCCATGGTCAGTCCGGTGGTGACTCCCAGTGCGAAGTTGATGCCGAACAGCTTGCCCCAGAAGCGGGTCATGTCTTGGTAGACCTGCTTGCCGGTCATGACATACACCGACTCCATGATGGCCAGCAGAAAGGTCAGGCCGATGGTCAGCGGCACGAACAGAAAGTGGTACAGCGCGGTCATCGCGAACTGCAGCCGGGAGAGATCGACGACTGATTCGGAAATCATTTCGATGGGTTCTCGAGAGAGACGGAGGGCACGCCGAACAGGTGTCGGCCGACGGTATCGGTGTCGTGCGCCGCGCCCGCCGCCTGGCCGAACCAGAGCAGGTGAATACCCCACAGCAGCAGTACCTTGACTACCAGGATCAGGCTGATTTCCCGGGCCAGCGATGT includes these proteins:
- a CDS encoding cytochrome ubiquinol oxidase subunit I, with amino-acid sequence MISESVVDLSRLQFAMTALYHFLFVPLTIGLTFLLAIMESVYVMTGKQVYQDMTRFWGKLFGINFALGVTTGLTMEFQFGTNWSYYSHYVGDIFGAPLAIEGMMAFFLESTFIGLFFFGWERLSRVQHLAVTWLVALGSNLSALWILIANGWMQNPVGAEFNFVTMRMELASFSQLLLNPVAQVKFVHTVASGYVTGAVFVLAISSWYLLKGRDTGFARRSFAIAAAFGMASVLSVIVLGDESGYEIGDVQKTKLAAIEAEWDTEPAPAAFTLFGLPNQAEQRTDYAVKIPYVMGLIATRSLDTPVIGIKDLVREHEGRIRNGMLAYGLLGQLRAGDRSEQTLADFNARKKDLGYGLLLKKYTDQVVDASPTQIRQAALDSIPGVASIFWTFRLMVLSGVLMLLLFVCAFWASTRRNEIHKRWLLRWALLSLPLPWVGTQTGWFVAEHGRQPWSIGEVLPVHLSASSLSSADVWSSLLALVAFYSVLLVIEMYLMIKFARLGPSSLHTGRYHFEQDRPASPVAPVMALQGVR
- the cydP gene encoding cytochrome oxidase putative small subunit CydP; the protein is MMPAHFAFLNTSLAREISLILVVKVLLLWGIHLLWFGQAAGAAHDTDTVGRHLFGVPSVSLENPSK